TGGCAGGTAGACAATGGCAACCGCACGACGCTCGCAAATTTGTAAAAATTTAATCAGACACCCATTATTTAATAAAGTCCCCTTATTGACAAACCCTAAAAATGAATTAGATTTAACTGTATATAACATCAGTTGTTTGATTAATTTGGCAGGTAGACAATGGCAACCGCACGACGCTCGCAAATTTGTTTAGAGGAAACCCAATATTATCACTGCATATCACGCTGTGTGCGCCGCGCGTTTTTGTGTGGCAACGACAAATTCACCACCAAAAACTTTGACCATCGCAAAGGTTGGATAGTCAAGCGCATCAAACAACTTGCCAGTATCTTTGCCATTGATATTGCGGCTTATGCCGTTATGAGCAACCACTATCATGTTGTACTGCATGTTAACCGCGATAAAGCCTTAACATGGGATGACCAAACCGTATTAAAACAATGGACATTACTATGTAAACCTAAACCCGTTGTTGAGCGCTGGCTATCAGGCAATATCATTAGCCAATCTGATAACCTCATTATTCAACAATGTGTTACCGAATACCGCCAACGATTAATGGATATCAGTTGGTTTATGCGCTTTTTAAATGAACATGTTGCAAGGTTAGCCAATGAAGAAGACAACTGTACAGGCCGATTTTGGGAAGGACGGTTTAAATCACAAGCCTTGTTAGATGAAACTGCATTACTGGCGTGTATGGCTTACGTGGATTTAAATCCCATTCGCGCTAATATCACTGATTCCTTAGAAACGTCTGATTACACCTCCATTCAAGAACGCATGGGTTTACAACCTGAACCACAAACCAACCCAATACCAGCAAGCGAAAATGACCTAAACGACAATCAGCAAAACGAAAAACTACAGCACGACAACACAAGTACTCCACTGCAAGACAGGCTGGCATCTATACCTTTAGCGCCACTGCAACGTTTTGCTGGTAATAGCCATATCGAAAACAACAAACAGGCCATTCAACATGAACTGATAAACTATTTGGCATTGGTTGATTGGACGAGTCGACAAATACACCCAAACAAACGCGGCAAGGTCGCAGCTGAGCATCCCAGTATATTAACCACACTCAATATCACAGAAGATAATTGGCTCGCCTTTTCCAACCAAATAGAACAAGACTTTAGCCAAGCCATTGGTACCGAATCACGCTTACACAGTTTTGGACGTTCATTACATAAGAAACGCCATCGAGGTTTGGGTAAAGCTAAACGCTATTACGCCATTCCCGCAGCATTGACATCAGCTTGAATACCGCCGAAAAAGCGTACTATTAATCTCACCATCCCGTGTTTATTCACGGTGCTTGCACTTGTACAAGTTTAAGCAATTTCCACTACTAACCCTAAACTTGGGTGATTTTTCAAACCATTATCAAACAAAAGTGAAGCAAACTGGCTGAATGGCGATGTGTTAACTATTCAACCAAGTCGTTGATCTATTTTTAAGATGGGTGTCTGATTTATTTTCCTCCATTATTAAACAACAATGAAGAAAATAGGTTAAATGGCAATTTGTGTTAGTTATTCAATACAAGTCGCTGGTTTATTTTAGGATGGGTGTCTAGTTAAATTATCTAGTTAAATTAATTATTTTCGTTTACAAAAATATCTTAAAAAAAGAGACTGATAACCTCAATTTTCGATTTACAAAGCGCCAGATTTCTGTGCCTGTAGTTATTAGCCAACAAGAAGCAATATCAATAATCAACTTGATGTCTGGAAAATATCAATTAATTTGCAGTTTATTATTTGGTGCTGGTCTCAGGATTAATGAAGCACTTAGATTAAGGATCAAAGATCTGGATTTTAATAACCAATCTATATTCGTTTTTCGGGGAAAAGGCAACAAAGATAGATGTACTTTACTACCGCTAACACTCGCGCCTAAGCTTAAAAATCAAATAAATTACGCAACTCGCTTACACCATAAAGATCTTTCCGATGGGTATGGTTTAACGTCGTTACCTATTAGCTTAATAAAAAAATATGGTAATGCAGCTAAAGATTTAAGCTGGCAGTATCTATTTGCCTCTTCAACCAGATGCATGCACCCGCAAGACGGTTATATTTGTCGTCATCATATTCATGAGTCTGCTTTTCGAAAGCAATTGCGCAAAGCCGTTCTTGCAAGCGGAATTAATAAACGAGTAACTGCCCATACTTTCAAGCATTCCTTTGCCACTGAGCTTTTACGCAACGGTGCTGATATTAGAACGGTTCAGGAGTTACTTGGCCATAACGATGTTCGAACCACAGAAATTTATACTCACGTAATTGGCAGTAAATTCGGCTATGCTAAAAGCCCATTGGATTTGGGCTAGATAGCAGATAATTAAACAGACACTAAGGGGGAATTCGCGATCAACAACAAACTAATGCAATTCTTGTAAGCTGTCTTTACCCGCTTGTGTTGGCTTAGGGGTTGGCAAGCTAAATGTGCTGAGTTCGGCAGGGCGACCCACGCCATACCCTTGTGCGTAATGGATCCCCATACTGGACACAGCCTCTAATATTTCTTCAGATTCGACAAATTCGGCAATGGTCTTCATGCCCATGACATTGCTGATTTCATGTATCGAACGGACAATTTCCTTATCACGTAAGTTAGAGGTCATTTCTTTAACAAATCCACCATCTATCTTCACATACTCAGCTGGCAGGTTTTGTAAGTAACTATATGAAGAAAAGCCTTTACCAAAATCGTCAAGAGCAAACACAAAACCGTGCTCTTTGAGTTGTTCGATTAACCCCGCTGCCGTACTTAAATTCGACACAGCGGCGGTTTCAGTTATTTCAAAACATATCGCTTGCGGTGGAAAACCAGCGCGATCATGTAAGCTAATAATGTAGCCAATTAAATCTTCATCCGTTAATGATTCGCCAGACAAATTAATTGAGAAGGTCACGCTATTCCACAGTTCTGGTCGAGCTGACAACCAACGGAAAACATTTTTTATCACCCAGCGGTCAATTTTCGGTGTTAAGCGAAAACGTTCCGCTGCCGGTAAAAATAAACCCGGCGACAATAAACCTTCTTTTTCGTCATTCATTCTTAATAATATTTCATAATGAATGCGTTCTTTGCTATTTACGTCGGTAGCACTAATGGGTTGAAAATATAACTGGAATCTATCATTAACTAAGGCGTCATTAATTCGAGTCGCCCAACGCGGAGCCTGATGATGTGAATTTAAACTTTCATTACTAATATCAAAAACGCGAATATTATTTTGTCCGGCATTTTTTGCCATATAACAGGCAACATCGGCTTCTCGACGAATTTCTGCTATTTCTTGGCTAGTCGAGACGATCTGCGTAACACCTAGGCTAGCGCCAATTGAGTAGATTTTCCCACCCCATATAAAGCGGTAATCTTTAATCTGGTCGACAATTTTTTCAAACAAAAGCATGGAACTTTCAACGGTCACGTTGTGGAGAATGATCCCAAACTCATCACCACCTATGCGCGCGCACACGTCTGTTTTTCGAATTTGGGTTTTTATTACAGAACCCACTTCATATAGCAACTGATCACCGGCCGCATGGCCTGCGCTATCGTTAATCAACTTAAAGCGATCCAGATCTATCTGACACAATACGTGCGTGCTACCGAGTTGCTTGGCTTCGGCAAAAGCGAGCTGTAGTGCTTCTTCATATTTATGACGATTGAGCAGTTTGGTGACGGCATCATAGCTTGCTTGAAAATCTAACTTACGTCGTAAACGTTCAGCCTGAGTCATGTCTCTGAGTACAAGCACTGAACCTATAATTTTTTCATTTTCGTCGCGTAGCAAGGTTATGTGCTTTTCAATAAATAAAGTATCAATGCCACGGTTTATTTTATGGGTAATTCGACTGAGACTGGTTGAGGTTCCTGCACTAAGCACTTCCTGCATAATAGTTTTTAAGTTGTTTGCATCTTCCATTTCTGTAAATGGCAAAACTTCAGCCACATGCAAACCGCGAACTTCATCCAAATTTTTATTCAACAAGTAACAAGCGGATGAATTCATAAAACTAATGTCGCCATCCAAATCAGTAGTGATCACCGCATCGCCAATAGATTTTAAAATTACCCGATTAAATTCTTTGGCTGAGAACAAATCTTTAAACATTTTATTTAATGATAATGCCAGATCCCCAATCTCATCTTTGCAATCAACATCTATTGCACTAACAAAACCCTGTTCGGGTTTGATACTCGTTACCTGATGACTCAGGCTGGCAATGGGTTTAAGAAAATTTTTCTCTAGCGCGTAAAGTAAACCTATCAAAACCGCAACTATGACAGCTAATAATAAAAACGCATAGTTATACAAGGCTGAATTGTCTTGTGCGTCTGGCGATAGTAAAGGAGGAAAGTCTAACTCAACGTATCCATTACCTAAATAGTCTTCAAATACTAAATACTTAGGTGCAGTAGCAATTAAAAAAGAAAATGAACGCCAGTTAGATAAGTTACCTTGCCCACTTACATCGATTGCGTCTGTGAAGCGTGCGGTAAAATGAACTTTTGTTTGTTGGTACCAAGCGTCGTCAATAAACGTCGCATATAAATAAAACTGATTATTACCCAGTGGTTGAATAGTTGTTAACGCCGGCGTATTGGCAATTTGCGAAACACCAAACGATACATTAATCGATTTACTGTTGATCCAGTTTTGTAATTTGTCTTTGCTGACTGTGATTTGGCTATCACTGGAGGCAAGAATGGCGCCTTGATTATCGAAAACAATCCCGATATCAGACAGCTTGCTAGATAACATGACTGGCGATTGATAGCGATTATATAACTCAGCGTTTGCTTTCGCTGCATTAATAAAATATTCGACCAAAAGCTCAGAAGCGGTCTGATTAGACGCTACTGCTCGACTTTGTTGTTCGGTCTGCCATTGTCCCAATGTATGTTTAGTTGCCAATACGAAGGCAACGACGACAACAATCATCGCAACAGCGGCAAAGATTAAAAACCTTTGCGTTAATTTCATTGTATTAGCTAACCCACTACCCTAAATAACTCTCGTTAGTGTTTCTATTTATTATTAATGTAAGAGTATATTGGTTAGTCATTAACCGTTAAAACCGACCCATAGTCAAGTAAATTTTATACCTCTTGACTGGCTAAACGCACCAATTAGCAACCTTTAAACGCACTCAAACAATGCAAATATTTAACATGCGTGAAACAATTGCATTATCGTTGTGATAAAATACCTTGCGCACCTGAAGTTATTGAATTTTCCATCCCAAGATGGTGCACTCGTATCCATAAATACAAATGACATAAACAAAGAGGTTAAGTCATGAAGTTAGTTACTGCGATAATAAAACCGCACAAACTGGACGACGTTAGGGAGGCGTTGTCTGCAATTGAAGTAAAAGGAATAACAGCAACAGAAGTAAAAGGCTTTGGTCGTCAACGCGGACACGTAGAGCTATACCGTGGTGCTGAATACAGTATAGATTTTGTGCCCAAAACAAAATTAGAAATTGCTGTTACAAACGAGCGAGTCGATGAGGTCATTGATGTAGTCATGAAAGCGGCCAATACCAGCACCATAGGTGATGGTAAAGTTTTCGTCACCAATTTAGAGCAAGCTTTCCGCATTCGTACCGGTGAAGCTGGCGAAGAAGCACTATAAGGACGCATGATAAAATATGAAAAAACTTCTTTTATCTTTGACCTTACTTCTACCTAGCATGGCTTTTGCTGACTCATTGGACACTGGCGATACCGCTTGGATCTTAACTGCTAGTGCGCTGGTGTTGTTTATGACATTACCAGGGCTAGCTTTGTTTTATGGCGGCTTAGTTCGCAGTAAAAACGTTTTATCTGTATTAATGCAATGTTTTGCGATCGCCTGTATGGCTTCGTTGCTTTGGCTTATTTTTGGCTATAGTTTGTCGTTTGGTGAGGGCAATGCTTTCATTGGTGACTTGTCAAAAGTTTTCCTACAAGGAGTCGAAAAGGACACATTAGCGGGCACCATACCTGAACCCCTATTTTTCGCCTTTCAAATGACATTCGCCATTATTACCCCTGCGTTAATGGTCGGCGGATTTGCAGAACGAATGAAATTCTCTTCTGTATTATTATTCTCTGCTGCATGGTTAATTTTAGTTTACTTCCCTGTCTGCCACTGGGTTTGGGGTGGCGGCTGGTTAGGCAGCATGGGACTATTAGATTTTGCTGGTGGTACCGTGGTACATATTACTGCTGGGGTTGGTGCTTTGGTGGCCGCGATTGTAATTAAAAACCGTCATGGCTATCCAAGTGCGAGCATGATGCCCCATAATCTAACCATGACATTAACTGGCGCTGGTATGCTTTGGGTTGGCTGGTTTGGTTTTAATGGTGGTTCGGCACTTGCTGCTAATGGCGACGCAGCCATGGCAATAACCGTGACTCATATATCAGCCGCAGCCGGCTCTTTAGCTTGGATGGTGATGGAGTGGGTTAAACATGGCAAACCCTCGGTACTAGGTATAGTAACCGGTATGGTAGCGGGTTTAGGAACAATCACCCCAGCTTCTGGGTTTGTCGGCCCTGCTGGCGCTTTAGTTATTGGCATTAGTGCAGGCATTGTATGCTTTTACGCCACCATTTGGATTAAGCAAAAAATCCAAATTGACGATTCGTTAGATGTGTTTCCGGTGCATGGTGTCGGTGGTATTTTAGGTACCCTACTGGCTGGTATATTTTGCTCGCCTAATTTAGGTATATTTAGTGGCTATGGTTTTGCTGATGGTATTGACTCAATTGGATCACAGCTTGGTGTACAAGCCATTGGTGTAGTCGCTACTGGCCTATATACCGCTGTCGTTAGCTATATTCTGTTGTTAGTTGTCGGTAAATTAACCAAAGGTATTCGTGTTGAACATGAAGATGAAATCCAAGGTTTGGATATAGTCAGTCATGATGAACGAGGTTATAACTTATAGATAGACAGCTTTGATGTTTAAGGTTGGTGAGTCAAACCAACCTTAAACTTTTGCTACATTGACAATTTGACTAACTTGTATTGCAGCCGTGGTCTGGTTTTGCTCTGAAAATAGCACGTTAAATTTCACGTCATAATCGAGCAGCAACACGGAATAGGTTTTATCGTCGACTTTATGCTTTTTATAAGCAGGGCGAGGGTCTTGGCTCAAGACTTGTTTAATCAATTCAAATTCATAATCAAAATCACGACTAAAACGCCGTAAAAAGTCCAACGCCAATGGCGTAAAGGTTACATTGTTTATCTGTTCTGGTTTGCCATTCACAAAGCCTGCTGCTGTATTCTGTATGCTGTCCACATACTCAACATAGGGTTTGATATCCAGAATTGGCGTACCATCCACTAAATCTAATCCTTGAATATGTAAACTAATTTGCTCTTTGCCAATATCGACACTTTTAAGCTCTACTACGGATAAACCAATGGGATTTGGCCTAAAAGGTGATCGGCTAGCAAACACGCCGATTTTGTCATTTCCACCTAATCGTGGCGGACGCACACTAGCTTGCCATTTGTTATCAGGTACTTGGTCAAATACAAATTGCAACCAAATATGGCTAAACCCTGACAATCCTTTAACCGCATTAGGATCACTATACTCAGAATATAATTGAATAATACCCTTAGCTTGCTTGACTAAATTAGGTTGGCGAGGAACAGCAAATTTTTCCTTATATGGCGAGCACACTACGCCAATCGGTCTAAAATGGAATTCGTTTTTCATTACAAAATTAAATGGTAAAATAGCTAGCAATAAAACACAGCAACAAGGTTATCTCGTGCAATCTCAAGTTCAACTTGCCATCGTTCAACAGCATAAAACAGGAAAAATGGTTTCTGTCGCCACGATTAAAAACAAAGTAGCGAGTCAAATCCCCTTACCTTTTATTACTAAAGAAGTTAGTTTATACAAAACTAACCCTAGCGCTTATGTAGAGCAACATAACCACCTTGTGGGACAAGCTGCCCCCTCACAGCCTATTGAAAATAAAACTAATGAAACAAATAACCAAGAGCAAAAAATATCAGCGCTAGAGCAACGCGTTGCCCAACTAGAACAAACGGTAGCCAGTTTAGTCGAAAAGCTAGCGGCCACAGACAAATAACCTAAGGTTAATCTTGCTCCATAACAGGGGTTAGTTGAGCTAAAAATGTACCGAGATCAGGCGCTAGTACTCGGCTCGGTTCCTTACCTACCGGTTCTAATACCACTTCACCCGTTTCGTTCAATATCGAAATAATCAACATATCATCATCGGTGACCGCAATAAAACTGCTTGGCCGTTGTTTTAATTTTCGTTTCATTAAATGATGAGCTATCAGGTTTTCTTGTAATCGCTCAAAGTCTTCTTCATTCCATGGCTGAATAATTTCAAGCCAATTGCCATCAAATTGCGCCGACAAATTTCCACTAAATTGACGGCAAAACAACTCGACAACTGAAGGGTGTAAGTCAAATTCCAATGCTTGATTGATATTATTTAAATCAATCGTGCTTGAGCGAGCTACCGGTTGCCAGCTAATTAACTCGCCATCTTTCGCTTGCCCGACTTCACATGGGCTCGGATAATCACAGTCATGTTCTATCTGGGGTAAGCAGCCTTGCGACGCACGCCAATTATCTGTCCATATTTGACTAAACTGTTCAATATTAATTTTCTTCATGTTATTTGCACTAGATTCAGACATATCAATTTATTTTTACTAGAATAGACGGCTTTGTTAGCCGCGTATTAAGCACCATGCCAAAGAACAACACAAGTCATTTACTCGATCAGCTTACTTTAGGTAAAAACACCGAATATAAATCAAGCTATGATCCTAGCCTACTCGACACGGTTCCGCGTAGTCTAACTCGACAAACCTTGGGGATCGACGAACAACACCTGCCTTTTGTCGGTGTCGATATTTGGACCGGGTATGAAGTCTCTTGGTTAAATAATAAAGGTAAGCCTCAAGTTGCCATTGCCGAGTTCAATTTTCAATTTGACTCAGATGTTTTAGTTGAATCCAAGTCATTCAAACTATATTTAAATAGTTTTAATCAATCTCGCTTTGAAAATTGGCAACAAGTACAAAGTGTAATGACACAAGACCTAACACAGGCCTCTGGCAAACCCGTGCAAGTTAGCTTATTTAGCCTTGATGATTATACCAATAAAGGTTTATGCCGCCCCGCGCAAAATCACAGTGTTAATCTTGATCAGTTAGATATCGACATTGATATTTATGACTATGAACCCAACTTATTAAAACCGCTGGATAAACCGTTAAACGTTAGCGAAACACTCGTTAGTCATCTACTCAAATCTAACTGTTTAGTTACCGGACAACCCGATTGGGCAAGTGTCGTCATCGAATATTCAGGCCAAGCACTCGATCACGAGAGTGTATTAAAATATTTGATTAGCTTTCGAGGCCACAATGAGTTTCATGAACACTGTGTTGAACGAATTTATGTCGATATTAATAATTTAATTAAACCCGAGCGTTTAATGGTTTATGCTAGATATACCCGTCGAGGGGGTCTTGATATTAACCCTTTACGAAGTTCGACTAAAATTAACGCCCCTTTTGAGCGCTTAGTTAGGCAGTAAAAATAATAAAATATCAAAATTAGGATTTATCACCTAAAATAACATACGCAAATCTGTAATATCCGTAGCCATTGCAGGGTATTGTGTGTTAGTGTGCAGCTGAATTAATTTCAATTAAATTAGATACAGCGTCAAGGAATCTAGTTTACGTGTCCGAACAAATCGAGTTACTTAAAAAGAAAGTTCTTAAGAGCCAAAAAGCGAACAAACTTCTCGAACGCAGTTACAAGGCGCAATTTGAAACGCTGACCCAACTAATCAGCCGCCTGTCACAAGTATGCAAGGGAATTGACATAGAGTTAGATAATAAACTAGCTCAGTTACGTGCGCTTATTGCCCAAGGAAAAGATTTTGAAAATGTCGAATCTTTTATCCAAGAGCTACTTGGTATATTAAGCCAACATAGCAAAAAAGTTAGTCAAGATATGACGTCAACTAAATCATCGATTGTTGACGCCACTAAAAATTTGCAAAAAGTAAAAGGTCTACCCAAAGATCTCAAACGCGAATTAGAAGAACTAATTGAAGAAACCACTAGCGATACCGATTCTATACTGCACTTTATCCCGCAGATCGATCGTCTTGTTAGGTTGTACAATAAATCGTTAGAATTAGCTAAACTCGATGCGATCCCAACCGGTGGTTTGCTTAATGCATTTGCCAATGGCAACGGGGTAAAAGAAGTTGAGACAATCGATGTTGTAGAATTGCAAAAAACCATCAGTAATGAATTACTGAATATATTGAGTAATTTGGCGTTTTCAGGTGACTCATCCAACCGCATAGAAAAAATACGCGACGATTTAACTAAGCCGATTACTCCCAAAACCTTAGTTGATTGTTGTGTCGAAGTGATCCGCATTATTGTGGGTAACATCACCGAAGAAAGGCAATCTGCGCAAAACTTTTTACTGACATTAAACGAAGCGCTGACCTCGGTACACGATGCAGTATCTAATTCCCTCAGTGGCGCAAAGAAAACCACTAGTAATAAAAAGCAGCTGAATGACAAGTTAAAACATAACTTAGAGTTAATTAGCCAAGACGTATCTGCTGCTACCAACTTAGATTCACTCAAAGTTAAAGTCACAGAGCGCATTGGCGATATAGCCGAAGCGCTTGCTCAGAAAGAGAGCATTGAACAAGAAGAGCAAACGCTATTATTGACTAACTTAAGTCAGATGCAATCCAAGCTATCTGAATTAGAAAGTGAAGCTGAAACCTATAAAACAAAATTATCGGAACAAAGATTCAAGTCGTTACAAGATGCCTTAACCAAGTTGCCTAATCGAGCTGCATTTGATGAAAGGTTAGATATCGAATTCACCCGTTGGCAACGATACAACCATAATTTATGTTTAGCCGTTATTGATATTGATCACTTTAAATCGATCAATGATAACTTCGGCCACTCTGCTGGCGATAGAACCTTACAAGTTATTGCGATGGCGTTGCGTAAATTTTTACGCCAAACAGACTTTATTGCCCGCTTTGGTGGAGAAGAATTTGTCGTATTGTTCCCTGAATCGAAACTCAATGACATTATCCCTAAATTGGAATCTATCAGAGAACAGATAAAACGTATTCCATTTAAGTTTAAGGATAAAAACTTAAATGCCACCATTTCAATAGGTGCAACCCAGTTTAAAAAAGGTGACACGCCATTGGGTGCTTTCGACAGAGCTGACGAAGCTTTGTACAAAGCTAAACGAACCGGTCGCGATAAAGTCGTCACCACTGGGTAAAATGACTCATTAGTGATATAAAAAGGTTGTCTTATACAACCTTTTTTTCGTTATGCTTTGTTAAATTTGGCTCAATTTTCAATACCTCTATCAATAACTCTATCAATACTTTCGATTGTTAAATTTACATTAATTCAACAACTTATTGCCTTCTCGCTACACTTTGTTTAAAAACTTCGGCTATAGTTATAACTAAGGCTAATAATGCCTACTGTCTTATTTCAAAGAGGAAATCTATGACATCATTTCAAGTTAATCCCGTCGGTTCCATGGATCTTCTATCACAATTAGAAGTTGATAAGTTAACCAAGTCTTCAGACCATTCACTTTATTCTCTTTTCCGTAATTGCGCATTAGCCGTACTCAATGTAGGCAGTAACACAGATGATAGTGAAAAAATTTACAGTGCTTATAGTGACTTTGATATTAAAGTTATTCGCCGTGAACGCGGTGTTAAATTAGAACTCATTAACCCACCTGAACATGCATTTGTTGACGGTGAATTGATA
This genomic window from Saccharobesus litoralis contains:
- a CDS encoding transposase, with protein sequence MATARRSQICLEETQYYHCISRCVRRAFLCGNDKFTTKNFDHRKGWIVKRIKQLASIFAIDIAAYAVMSNHYHVVLHVNRDKALTWDDQTVLKQWTLLCKPKPVVERWLSGNIISQSDNLIIQQCVTEYRQRLMDISWFMRFLNEHVARLANEEDNCTGRFWEGRFKSQALLDETALLACMAYVDLNPIRANITDSLETSDYTSIQERMGLQPEPQTNPIPASENDLNDNQQNEKLQHDNTSTPLQDRLASIPLAPLQRFAGNSHIENNKQAIQHELINYLALVDWTSRQIHPNKRGKVAAEHPSILTTLNITEDNWLAFSNQIEQDFSQAIGTESRLHSFGRSLHKKRHRGLGKAKRYYAIPAALTSA
- a CDS encoding ammonium transporter, translating into MKKLLLSLTLLLPSMAFADSLDTGDTAWILTASALVLFMTLPGLALFYGGLVRSKNVLSVLMQCFAIACMASLLWLIFGYSLSFGEGNAFIGDLSKVFLQGVEKDTLAGTIPEPLFFAFQMTFAIITPALMVGGFAERMKFSSVLLFSAAWLILVYFPVCHWVWGGGWLGSMGLLDFAGGTVVHITAGVGALVAAIVIKNRHGYPSASMMPHNLTMTLTGAGMLWVGWFGFNGGSALAANGDAAMAITVTHISAAAGSLAWMVMEWVKHGKPSVLGIVTGMVAGLGTITPASGFVGPAGALVIGISAGIVCFYATIWIKQKIQIDDSLDVFPVHGVGGILGTLLAGIFCSPNLGIFSGYGFADGIDSIGSQLGVQAIGVVATGLYTAVVSYILLLVVGKLTKGIRVEHEDEIQGLDIVSHDERGYNL
- a CDS encoding P-II family nitrogen regulator; this translates as MKLVTAIIKPHKLDDVREALSAIEVKGITATEVKGFGRQRGHVELYRGAEYSIDFVPKTKLEIAVTNERVDEVIDVVMKAANTSTIGDGKVFVTNLEQAFRIRTGEAGEEAL
- the tsaA gene encoding tRNA (N6-threonylcarbamoyladenosine(37)-N6)-methyltransferase TrmO, yielding MKNEFHFRPIGVVCSPYKEKFAVPRQPNLVKQAKGIIQLYSEYSDPNAVKGLSGFSHIWLQFVFDQVPDNKWQASVRPPRLGGNDKIGVFASRSPFRPNPIGLSVVELKSVDIGKEQISLHIQGLDLVDGTPILDIKPYVEYVDSIQNTAAGFVNGKPEQINNVTFTPLALDFLRRFSRDFDYEFELIKQVLSQDPRPAYKKHKVDDKTYSVLLLDYDVKFNVLFSEQNQTTAAIQVSQIVNVAKV
- the queF gene encoding NADPH-dependent 7-cyano-7-deazaguanine reductase QueF (Catalyzes the NADPH-dependent reduction of 7-cyano-7-deazaguanine (preQ0) to 7-aminomethyl-7-deazaguanine (preQ1) in queuosine biosynthesis), coding for MPKNNTSHLLDQLTLGKNTEYKSSYDPSLLDTVPRSLTRQTLGIDEQHLPFVGVDIWTGYEVSWLNNKGKPQVAIAEFNFQFDSDVLVESKSFKLYLNSFNQSRFENWQQVQSVMTQDLTQASGKPVQVSLFSLDDYTNKGLCRPAQNHSVNLDQLDIDIDIYDYEPNLLKPLDKPLNVSETLVSHLLKSNCLVTGQPDWASVVIEYSGQALDHESVLKYLISFRGHNEFHEHCVERIYVDINNLIKPERLMVYARYTRRGGLDINPLRSSTKINAPFERLVRQ
- a CDS encoding GGDEF domain-containing protein, with translation MSEQIELLKKKVLKSQKANKLLERSYKAQFETLTQLISRLSQVCKGIDIELDNKLAQLRALIAQGKDFENVESFIQELLGILSQHSKKVSQDMTSTKSSIVDATKNLQKVKGLPKDLKRELEELIEETTSDTDSILHFIPQIDRLVRLYNKSLELAKLDAIPTGGLLNAFANGNGVKEVETIDVVELQKTISNELLNILSNLAFSGDSSNRIEKIRDDLTKPITPKTLVDCCVEVIRIIVGNITEERQSAQNFLLTLNEALTSVHDAVSNSLSGAKKTTSNKKQLNDKLKHNLELISQDVSAATNLDSLKVKVTERIGDIAEALAQKESIEQEEQTLLLTNLSQMQSKLSELESEAETYKTKLSEQRFKSLQDALTKLPNRAAFDERLDIEFTRWQRYNHNLCLAVIDIDHFKSINDNFGHSAGDRTLQVIAMALRKFLRQTDFIARFGGEEFVVLFPESKLNDIIPKLESIREQIKRIPFKFKDKNLNATISIGATQFKKGDTPLGAFDRADEALYKAKRTGRDKVVTTG
- the syd gene encoding SecY-interacting protein translates to MSESSANNMKKINIEQFSQIWTDNWRASQGCLPQIEHDCDYPSPCEVGQAKDGELISWQPVARSSTIDLNNINQALEFDLHPSVVELFCRQFSGNLSAQFDGNWLEIIQPWNEEDFERLQENLIAHHLMKRKLKQRPSSFIAVTDDDMLIISILNETGEVVLEPVGKEPSRVLAPDLGTFLAQLTPVMEQD
- a CDS encoding EAL domain-containing protein; amino-acid sequence: MKLTQRFLIFAAVAMIVVVVAFVLATKHTLGQWQTEQQSRAVASNQTASELLVEYFINAAKANAELYNRYQSPVMLSSKLSDIGIVFDNQGAILASSDSQITVSKDKLQNWINSKSINVSFGVSQIANTPALTTIQPLGNNQFYLYATFIDDAWYQQTKVHFTARFTDAIDVSGQGNLSNWRSFSFLIATAPKYLVFEDYLGNGYVELDFPPLLSPDAQDNSALYNYAFLLLAVIVAVLIGLLYALEKNFLKPIASLSHQVTSIKPEQGFVSAIDVDCKDEIGDLALSLNKMFKDLFSAKEFNRVILKSIGDAVITTDLDGDISFMNSSACYLLNKNLDEVRGLHVAEVLPFTEMEDANNLKTIMQEVLSAGTSTSLSRITHKINRGIDTLFIEKHITLLRDENEKIIGSVLVLRDMTQAERLRRKLDFQASYDAVTKLLNRHKYEEALQLAFAEAKQLGSTHVLCQIDLDRFKLINDSAGHAAGDQLLYEVGSVIKTQIRKTDVCARIGGDEFGIILHNVTVESSMLLFEKIVDQIKDYRFIWGGKIYSIGASLGVTQIVSTSQEIAEIRREADVACYMAKNAGQNNIRVFDISNESLNSHHQAPRWATRINDALVNDRFQLYFQPISATDVNSKERIHYEILLRMNDEKEGLLSPGLFLPAAERFRLTPKIDRWVIKNVFRWLSARPELWNSVTFSINLSGESLTDEDLIGYIISLHDRAGFPPQAICFEITETAAVSNLSTAAGLIEQLKEHGFVFALDDFGKGFSSYSYLQNLPAEYVKIDGGFVKEMTSNLRDKEIVRSIHEISNVMGMKTIAEFVESEEILEAVSSMGIHYAQGYGVGRPAELSTFSLPTPKPTQAGKDSLQELH
- a CDS encoding integron integrase, with the protein product MFVYKNILKKETDNLNFRFTKRQISVPVVISQQEAISIINLMSGKYQLICSLLFGAGLRINEALRLRIKDLDFNNQSIFVFRGKGNKDRCTLLPLTLAPKLKNQINYATRLHHKDLSDGYGLTSLPISLIKKYGNAAKDLSWQYLFASSTRCMHPQDGYICRHHIHESAFRKQLRKAVLASGINKRVTAHTFKHSFATELLRNGADIRTVQELLGHNDVRTTEIYTHVIGSKFGYAKSPLDLG